A portion of the Micromonospora tarapacensis genome contains these proteins:
- a CDS encoding aminoglycoside phosphotransferase family protein: MTSAPGQLTAQQRELLERWLPGATVEADHSWGLVATTVLEVTCAGSRFIVKAGGEEDHGIRRELDAHAAWLRPRTERGRAPALLRGDADAKLLVTRYLPGELVLGTEHADDPRVYRQAGELLALLHAQDVVIDDDHERRENEKSLAWLGRPHRIAAHTVRRLRAEITGWPTPPASVVPTHGDWQPRNWLVHDGVVGVIDFGRAAMRPAFTDLGRLAAQ; encoded by the coding sequence GTGACGTCTGCGCCGGGGCAACTCACTGCGCAGCAGCGGGAGCTGCTGGAGCGGTGGCTGCCAGGCGCGACCGTCGAGGCGGACCACAGCTGGGGGTTGGTGGCCACCACCGTGCTGGAGGTGACCTGCGCCGGTTCGCGGTTCATCGTCAAGGCCGGCGGCGAGGAGGACCACGGCATCCGGCGCGAACTGGACGCCCATGCCGCCTGGCTGCGTCCTCGGACCGAACGGGGGCGCGCGCCGGCTCTGCTGCGCGGCGACGCGGACGCCAAGCTCCTCGTCACCCGTTACCTGCCTGGTGAGCTGGTGCTCGGCACCGAGCACGCCGATGATCCCCGCGTCTACCGGCAGGCCGGTGAGCTGCTGGCGCTGTTGCACGCCCAGGACGTCGTCATCGACGACGACCACGAGCGACGCGAGAACGAGAAGTCCCTGGCGTGGCTGGGCCGCCCGCACCGGATCGCCGCGCACACCGTGCGGCGGCTACGGGCCGAGATCACCGGCTGGCCGACCCCGCCGGCGTCCGTCGTACCCACCCACGGGGACTGGCAGCCCCGGAACTGGCTCGTCCACGACGGCGTGGTCGGCGTCATCGACTTCGGCCGGGCGGCGATGCGCCCCGCGTTCACGGATCTCGGGCGGCTGGCCGCGCAGTGA